The DNA segment ACCCCGCATTTATTGCGGGGTTAATGGTTGAAATTATTTATATTTATATTTCAAGGTGTTGAATGTGCTTATTGGTTAACCCCGCAATAAATGCGGGGTGACATTATAAGAAAAAATATAATATTTTTTTATTAACATGAACTATCTTTCTCAAAATTATCCCAACATTTGGTTGCCATATACCCAGATGAAAACAGCGGAGTTGCCCTTGCCGGTTAAATCTGCGGAGGGTTCTTACATTATTTTGGAAGATGGAAGAAGGTTACTCGATGGAATTTCCAGCTGGTGGAGCGTCTGCCATGGTTATCAGCACCCGCACCTAGTTAATGAAATCAAAAAACAAACTGAAACCCTTAGCCACATTATGTTTGCGGGGCTTGCCCACGAGCCTGCTTATAAGTTAGCCGGCAGGCTAATAAAATTAACGCCAGAAGGTTTAACTAGAGTGTTTTTCGCAGATTCAGGCTCAACTTCCGTTGAAATTGCTATGAAAATGTGTGTGCAATATTGGCGAAATAAGGGCGAAAAACGCCGCAATAAATTTGTTTCATTCAAAAACGGCTATCACGGCGATACTATGGGAGCGATTTCTTTAAGTGATCCAGAAGGATGGATTTCTAAGGCTTTCAATAACTATGCACCTTTGCAATATGTGGTGGATATACCATCTGATGAATATGGGTTTTCTGAGTTTGAGGCAATGCTTAAGGCTGAAAAGAAAAATATAGCAGGGCTAATTATAGAGCCACTAGTGCAAGGTGCAGGCGGAATGAAATTCCATAGTGCTGATATTCTGGCGGAAATTTATAATATCTGCAAAAGAAATGATATTTTATTTATCGCTGATGAAATTATGACAGGTTTTTATCGCACTGGCTATAAATTTGCTTGTGATGAGGCGGGCATTTCCCCTGATATAATGTGCGTTGGCAAAGCCCTAACTGGCGGAATGATTAGCTTAGCCGCCTCTATCGCCAAAGAAGAAATATTTGAAGCCTTCCTTGATGACACTCTCGAAAAAGCTTTTATGCATGGCCCTACTTTTATGGCAAATCCGCTGGCTTGTTCAGCTGCAAATGCCTCACTTGATTTATTTGAAAGGGAAGATTTTACTAAAAAAATTGAATTTATAGAAAATTATTTTTCTTCTAAATTTAAGGAGTTTGAACAAATTGAAATCGTTGCAGATGTTCGCGTTAAAGGTGCAATAGTGGTTATTGAATTAAACCCTGATAAAATAAAAAATGATATTTGGAAGTTTATTTTTGAGCTTAGAAAAAAATTTGTTTCTCAAAATTTGTGGCTTAGACCCTTCAAAAATATAATTTATGTTATGCCAAATTATAATATTTCACTCTCTGAACTTGATTTTATTAAAAAAACTATAAAAAATGTTTTAACTTCTTAGTTAATTTGTGGTATAATCAAAAATTAATAAATTCAACAGGTTAGAAATAATTTTAATAAAATTTTAGATAAATTTTAACTAGTATCTAACAAGTGAAAATATTCAAAAAAATAAAAGGATTCAGTTTAATTGAAACTATTGTTACCATTGTAACCGTTGGAGCGGTTGCTACTGCAAGCTTTATTGGCGTTTCAACTAAAGATCAAATTTCTGCTCATAAACAAGCATCAGA comes from the Rickettsiales bacterium genome and includes:
- a CDS encoding adenosylmethionine--8-amino-7-oxononanoate transaminase, which produces MNYLSQNYPNIWLPYTQMKTAELPLPVKSAEGSYIILEDGRRLLDGISSWWSVCHGYQHPHLVNEIKKQTETLSHIMFAGLAHEPAYKLAGRLIKLTPEGLTRVFFADSGSTSVEIAMKMCVQYWRNKGEKRRNKFVSFKNGYHGDTMGAISLSDPEGWISKAFNNYAPLQYVVDIPSDEYGFSEFEAMLKAEKKNIAGLIIEPLVQGAGGMKFHSADILAEIYNICKRNDILFIADEIMTGFYRTGYKFACDEAGISPDIMCVGKALTGGMISLAASIAKEEIFEAFLDDTLEKAFMHGPTFMANPLACSAANASLDLFEREDFTKKIEFIENYFSSKFKEFEQIEIVADVRVKGAIVVIELNPDKIKNDIWKFIFELRKKFVSQNLWLRPFKNIIYVMPNYNISLSELDFIKKTIKNVLTS